The Gloeobacter violaceus PCC 7421 DNA window GAATACCGAATCGGCAGAAGCGACAACCAACCTTTCCTCCAGAGCTTGGGCGATGATCAGCCGGTCGAACGGGTCTCGATGGTGAAATGCCAGACCGGAGACACGGACAATATGGCGAAAATCGATGTCCAAGGTTTGAAAACCGTTGATGAGCAGCTGTTCGGGAATAAAATTTTCGAGCGCACTGGGTAGCTTGAGCTTGCCGAGGCTGGCCTTGATGGCCATCTCCCAACAACTGGCCAGGCTCAGCAAGCAGACATTTTGCGGGTCTGCAACGGCAGTACGGGCAGATACCGACAACTGTGGCGCGTCCTCGACCCACCAGAGAAACACGTGGGTATCGAGCAGCAGGCGCATCAAACGTAATCCTCGAAATCCTCCGGCGTTCGGTCAAAATCTGGTGCCATCCAAATTTGCCCTTTAGCCGAGCCGGGCTTGCGTGGGGCGTTGGCCTGCTCGATGGGCACCAGCTTGAGCAGTGGTTTGTGATCTCTGGCAATGATCACCTCCTCACCAAGCATGGCCCTCTGCACCAACTCGGAAAAATGCGCTTTGGCTTCAGCAATATTGAACTGGGGCACGGCGGTGT harbors:
- a CDS encoding type II toxin-antitoxin system VapC family toxin, translated to MRLLLDTHVFLWWVEDAPQLSVSARTAVADPQNVCLLSLASCWEMAIKASLGKLKLPSALENFIPEQLLINGFQTLDIDFRHIVRVSGLAFHHRDPFDRLIIAQALEERLVVASADSVFEKYDLQRVW
- a CDS encoding type II toxin-antitoxin system Phd/YefM family antitoxin, producing the protein MTNTAVPQFNIAEAKAHFSELVQRAMLGEEVIIARDHKPLLKLVPIEQANAPRKPGSAKGQIWMAPDFDRTPEDFEDYV